The Aurantiacibacter gangjinensis genome includes a region encoding these proteins:
- a CDS encoding coiled-coil domain-containing protein, producing MSEVEQQTPKSRQQSILDDASAEIDDGASGVPAIPYYLVEKQGNKTTKLLSNSGTDTSIQAKNRWHTYEFKNPLFICFVDIEGDEISDADEYRFRVTLEDGSEKELKGRPKSGKLRIDINEFCVSIAFKPPSIFWSVFRRTPEIQRVSLWGFYKENLGEFLHKISRINSIKLEAKSEISEIKDDTDERILVLAKKESELEAIDQDIEDTRSNLEKLNAAIAEKESVDSELQAKLDRTDAQLEKLIEQVSERRAELDTVTKSRENGKQEVEESKAELKKLQDNINLFPSEISGFVEQASNDIRTYNLYYSGLVAIICILFIWILTGSYDLSEWVKENPDRSVWPLLLAKLPLAIAVSALVTACYKIAKVFVAKILDINDKKLSLTQISIIAKDLSQSAEAGLQLSAEKSYAFRLRTKMAMLGDHINTFVKSEPNTLFPDTLFSDASDPNETLSREPESEAVRDEVDSEDDNIT from the coding sequence ATGAGTGAAGTCGAACAACAAACGCCCAAGTCGCGCCAACAGTCTATTCTGGACGATGCATCTGCCGAAATTGATGATGGTGCCTCAGGGGTGCCTGCAATACCGTATTATCTTGTTGAAAAGCAAGGAAATAAAACAACAAAGCTATTGTCAAATTCCGGCACCGACACCTCTATCCAAGCAAAAAATCGTTGGCACACCTACGAATTTAAAAACCCGCTATTTATCTGCTTCGTAGATATCGAAGGCGATGAAATCTCAGACGCTGACGAGTATCGATTTCGAGTCACTCTAGAGGATGGCTCGGAAAAAGAGCTGAAAGGGCGGCCAAAGTCCGGCAAGCTTCGAATTGATATAAACGAGTTTTGCGTGTCGATTGCGTTTAAACCACCAAGTATATTTTGGTCAGTATTTCGAAGAACGCCAGAGATTCAACGCGTATCACTCTGGGGCTTTTATAAAGAAAATCTTGGCGAGTTTCTCCACAAAATTTCTCGAATTAATTCGATAAAGTTAGAAGCAAAATCCGAAATTTCCGAGATTAAGGATGACACTGATGAGCGCATCTTAGTCTTAGCAAAAAAAGAGTCTGAATTAGAGGCGATCGATCAGGACATCGAGGATACGAGATCGAACCTTGAGAAGCTAAATGCGGCAATTGCTGAAAAGGAAAGTGTTGACAGCGAACTTCAAGCCAAACTTGATCGAACAGATGCACAGCTAGAGAAGCTTATCGAACAGGTATCCGAGCGTCGCGCCGAGCTCGATACTGTAACAAAAAGTCGAGAAAATGGAAAGCAGGAAGTTGAAGAGTCCAAAGCAGAACTAAAAAAGCTTCAGGATAATATAAATTTATTCCCAAGTGAAATTTCTGGATTTGTAGAACAAGCTAGCAATGATATTCGCACTTACAATCTTTATTATTCAGGGCTTGTTGCAATCATTTGTATATTATTTATTTGGATTCTGACTGGATCGTATGATCTTTCTGAGTGGGTTAAAGAAAATCCCGACAGATCAGTTTGGCCACTTTTACTAGCAAAACTGCCTCTGGCCATCGCAGTCTCAGCTTTGGTCACTGCGTGTTACAAGATAGCGAAGGTTTTTGTCGCTAAAATCTTGGATATCAACGATAAGAAGCTATCGCTCACTCAAATAAGTATTATTGCAAAGGATTTATCGCAATCAGCGGAGGCTGGGCTGCAACTGAGTGCCGAGAAGTCTTACGCGTTTAGGCTCAGAACAAAAATGGCCATGCTAGGTGATCACATAAATACCTTCGTTAAGAGTGAGCCAAATACATTGTTTCCAGACACCTTGTTTAGTGATGCGAGCGATCCGAATGAAACCCTAAGTCGTGAGCCCGAATCGGAAGCTGTGCGAGACGAGGTCGACAGCGAAGACGATAACATTACGTGA
- the uvrA gene encoding excinuclease ABC subunit UvrA, whose protein sequence is MALTKISVKGAREHNLKGVDIDLPRDALIVITGLSGSGKSSLAFDTIYAEGQRRYVESLSAYARQFLEMMQKPDVEHIDGLSPAISIEQKTTSRNPRSTVATVTEIYDYMRLLWARVGVPYSPATGEPIEAQTVSNMVDRVMALPEGTRLYLLAPVVRGRKGEYRRELAEWQKAGFTRVRIDGEMYAIEEAPALDKKFKHDIEVVVDRLAVKEGLETRLADSFETALKLAEGLAYVDLADGVVPGREEEADSGGAMKGAGLPANRIVFSEKFACPVSGFTIEEVEPRLFSFNAPQGACPTCDGIGEKQLFDPQLVVPNEELTLKKGAVVPWAKSNPPSPYYMQVLGSLAKEYGFRLDDKWSDLSPEHQDIILHGTKGKRVPLTFKDGRKQYTVHKPFEGVIGNLNRRMAQTESAWMQEELSKFQTAQPCETCGGKRLNEKALAVKIPGPTGVTDIATPTKMSVSDAKDWFLGLDSHLTDQQQQIARAILKEINERLGFLDNVGLDYLNLDRTSGTLSGGESQRIRLASQIGSGLSGVLYVLDEPSIGLHQRDNDRLLETLKRLRDLGNTVIVVEHDEDAIRQADHVVDLGPGAGVRGGEVVAQGTLKQVLRSKKSLTADYLTGRRRIEVPANRRKGNGHKLTVHGARANNLNNVTASLPLGTFTCITGVSGSGKSSFTIDTLYAAAARTLNNARVVAGAHDKVTGLEYCDKVIEIDQSPIGRTPRSNPATYTGAFTNIRDWFAGLPESQARGYKPGRFSFNVKGGRCEACQGDGLIKIEMHFLPDVYVTCEECGGKRYNRETLEVKFKGHSIADVLDMTIEDAEGFFKAVPPIRDKMHMLNEVGLGYVKVGQQATTLSGGEAQRVKLAKELSKRSTGQTLYILDEPTTGLHFEDVRKLLEVLHRLVDQGNSVVVIEHNLDVIKTADHVLDLGPDGGVRGGEIIASGTPEEVAREPRSYTGQYLANMLER, encoded by the coding sequence ATGGCTCTCACCAAAATTTCCGTCAAAGGCGCACGCGAGCACAATCTCAAAGGCGTCGATATCGACTTGCCGCGCGATGCGCTGATCGTCATCACCGGCCTTTCCGGCTCGGGCAAGTCCAGCCTCGCTTTCGATACAATCTATGCCGAGGGGCAGCGGCGTTATGTCGAGAGCCTTTCCGCCTATGCGCGCCAGTTTCTCGAGATGATGCAGAAGCCCGATGTCGAGCATATCGACGGGCTTTCGCCTGCCATTTCCATCGAGCAAAAGACGACGAGCCGCAATCCACGCTCGACCGTGGCGACTGTTACGGAAATCTACGATTACATGCGCCTTTTGTGGGCGAGGGTGGGCGTACCGTACTCGCCCGCCACCGGTGAGCCGATCGAGGCGCAGACCGTCTCCAACATGGTCGACCGGGTGATGGCGCTGCCTGAAGGCACGCGGCTGTACCTGCTCGCCCCCGTGGTGCGCGGTCGCAAGGGCGAATACCGGCGCGAGCTGGCCGAATGGCAGAAGGCCGGCTTCACCCGCGTGCGGATCGATGGCGAGATGTATGCAATCGAAGAAGCGCCCGCGCTCGACAAGAAGTTCAAGCACGACATCGAAGTGGTGGTGGATCGCCTCGCTGTGAAGGAAGGGCTGGAAACGCGCCTTGCCGACAGTTTCGAAACCGCGCTCAAGCTGGCCGAGGGGCTGGCTTATGTCGATCTGGCCGATGGCGTCGTGCCGGGGCGCGAAGAGGAAGCAGACAGCGGCGGCGCGATGAAAGGCGCAGGCCTCCCCGCCAACCGCATCGTGTTCTCCGAGAAATTCGCTTGCCCGGTCTCCGGCTTCACCATCGAGGAAGTCGAGCCGCGCCTGTTCTCGTTCAACGCGCCGCAGGGCGCCTGCCCGACATGCGACGGGATAGGCGAGAAGCAGCTGTTCGACCCGCAGCTGGTCGTGCCCAACGAGGAACTGACGCTGAAGAAGGGCGCGGTGGTGCCTTGGGCGAAGTCCAACCCGCCATCGCCCTATTACATGCAGGTGCTCGGCAGCCTCGCCAAGGAATACGGCTTCCGGCTGGACGACAAGTGGAGCGATCTCTCTCCCGAGCATCAGGACATCATCCTGCACGGCACCAAGGGCAAGCGCGTGCCGCTCACCTTCAAGGACGGGCGCAAGCAATACACGGTGCACAAGCCGTTCGAAGGCGTGATCGGCAATCTCAACCGCCGTATGGCGCAAACCGAAAGCGCGTGGATGCAGGAGGAGCTGAGCAAATTCCAGACCGCGCAGCCCTGCGAGACATGCGGCGGCAAGCGCCTCAACGAAAAGGCGCTGGCGGTGAAGATCCCCGGGCCAACGGGTGTCACTGATATCGCCACGCCGACCAAGATGAGCGTGTCCGACGCGAAGGACTGGTTCCTCGGCCTCGACAGCCACCTCACCGACCAGCAGCAGCAGATCGCCCGCGCCATCCTGAAAGAGATCAACGAGAGGCTGGGCTTCCTCGACAATGTCGGCCTCGACTACCTCAATCTCGACCGCACCAGCGGCACGCTCAGCGGCGGGGAGAGCCAGCGCATCCGCCTCGCCAGCCAGATCGGCAGCGGGCTGTCGGGCGTGCTCTACGTGCTCGACGAGCCGAGCATCGGCCTCCACCAGCGCGACAATGACCGGCTGCTGGAAACATTGAAGCGCCTGCGCGACCTCGGCAACACCGTGATCGTCGTGGAGCATGACGAGGACGCCATCCGCCAGGCAGACCATGTGGTGGACCTTGGCCCGGGCGCCGGCGTGCGCGGGGGCGAGGTGGTGGCGCAGGGCACGCTCAAGCAGGTGCTGCGCTCCAAGAAATCGCTCACCGCCGATTACCTCACGGGTCGCCGCCGGATCGAGGTGCCCGCCAACCGCCGCAAGGGCAACGGGCACAAGCTGACCGTGCATGGCGCGCGGGCGAACAACCTCAACAACGTCACCGCCAGCCTGCCGCTGGGCACTTTCACCTGCATCACCGGCGTCTCGGGCTCGGGCAAGTCGAGCTTCACCATCGACACGCTCTATGCCGCCGCCGCGCGCACGCTCAACAATGCCCGCGTGGTGGCAGGCGCGCATGACAAGGTGACGGGGCTCGAATATTGCGACAAGGTCATCGAGATCGATCAGTCCCCCATCGGCCGCACCCCGCGATCCAACCCCGCCACCTATACCGGCGCCTTCACCAATATCCGCGACTGGTTTGCCGGCCTGCCCGAAAGCCAGGCGCGCGGTTACAAGCCGGGCCGCTTTTCGTTCAACGTGAAGGGAGGCCGGTGCGAGGCGTGCCAGGGCGACGGCCTGATCAAGATCGAGATGCACTTCTTGCCCGATGTCTACGTCACCTGCGAGGAATGCGGCGGCAAACGCTACAATCGCGAGACGCTGGAAGTGAAGTTCAAGGGCCACTCCATCGCCGACGTGCTGGACATGACGATCGAGGACGCGGAAGGTTTCTTCAAGGCCGTGCCCCCCATCCGCGACAAGATGCACATGCTGAACGAAGTGGGGCTGGGCTACGTGAAAGTCGGCCAGCAGGCGACGACCCTGTCAGGCGGCGAGGCGCAACGCGTGAAACTCGCCAAGGAACTGAGCAAACGCAGCACCGGCCAGACGCTCTATATCCTCGACGAGCCCACCACCGGCCTGCATTTCGAGGACGTGCGCAAACTGCTGGAAGTGCTGCATCGGCTGGTGGACCAGGGCAATTCGGTCGTGGTGATCGAGCACAATCTGGATGTGATCAAGACCGCCGACCACGTGCTGGACCTCGGCCCGGATGGCGGTGTCCGGGGTGGCGAGATCATCGCCTCTGGCACTCCCGAAGAGGTCGCCAGAGAGCCACGTTCCTATACTGGCCAATACCTTGCGAATATGCTCGAACGCTAG
- the thpR gene encoding RNA 2',3'-cyclic phosphodiesterase encodes MTRRLFVALGLPDRVSEPLLDAMEGVPGARWQDADNLHITLRFIGEVDRHLEADIVAALSSIAFLPLEVRLSGVGHFEGAKRARAIWAAVEPNGELDLLQMRVEMACRRAGCAPVTRKFVPHVTLARLSAGSGPLESWLHANGKLAPPAWTARSFSLFESDLTPNGPIYTEIQQFP; translated from the coding sequence ATGACCCGCCGCCTTTTCGTCGCCCTCGGCCTGCCCGACCGCGTGAGCGAGCCGTTGCTCGACGCCATGGAAGGCGTGCCCGGGGCGCGGTGGCAGGATGCGGACAATCTGCACATCACGCTGCGCTTCATTGGAGAGGTTGACCGGCATCTGGAGGCCGATATCGTCGCCGCGCTTTCCAGCATCGCTTTTCTGCCGCTCGAGGTCAGGCTCTCCGGTGTCGGCCATTTCGAAGGCGCTAAACGCGCACGGGCGATCTGGGCGGCGGTGGAGCCCAATGGCGAACTGGACCTTTTGCAAATGCGCGTGGAGATGGCGTGTCGCCGCGCGGGATGCGCGCCGGTCACACGCAAATTCGTGCCGCATGTCACCCTGGCGCGCCTGTCGGCAGGCAGCGGGCCGCTGGAAAGCTGGCTGCATGCCAATGGGAAACTGGCCCCGCCAGCATGGACTGCGCGCTCTTTTTCGCTGTTCGAGAGCGATCTGACGCCTAACGGCCCGATCTACACCGAAATCCAGCAATTTCCGTAA